In Bacteroidales bacterium, one genomic interval encodes:
- the dut gene encoding dUTP diphosphatase gives MLEVKIQISDGAILPEYKTSGSSGMDLCAYLPDGSVCINPNEVKLIKTGVFIELPDGYEAQVRPRSGLALKQGITVLNSPGTIDTDYRGEIGVILINHSNNIFTVNNGDRIAQIVFSKFEKAKFNVVDSLNSTERNDGGFGHTGI, from the coding sequence ATGTTAGAGGTAAAAATTCAAATAAGTGATGGCGCAATTTTGCCTGAATACAAAACTAGTGGTAGTTCTGGAATGGATTTATGTGCTTATCTTCCCGATGGTAGCGTTTGTATCAATCCAAATGAGGTTAAATTGATAAAAACAGGCGTTTTTATCGAACTTCCTGATGGTTATGAGGCACAAGTCCGTCCACGTAGCGGTTTGGCTTTAAAACAAGGTATAACAGTCTTAAATTCACCAGGAACTATTGACACCGATTATCGAGGTGAAATAGGTGTAATTTTAATTAATCACTCTAACAATATTTTTACTGTTAATAACGGAGATAGAATAGCACAAATAGTTTTTTCTAAGTTTGAGAAAGCTAAATTCAATGTTGTCGATTCTTTAAATTCGACTGAAAGAAACGACGGAGGTTTTGGTCACACGGGTATTTAA
- a CDS encoding tetratricopeptide repeat protein: protein MNKINSNIYKVILYSFVFLFSCTSSKKSSKEIVHTPDPKFKSYIIDSKIKNLYGDLSKAKDALNTVITADSCHATAHYEIAKILLFEKDYEKALFHATKSYELDSENIWFTKLYINVLELNNKTKDIPNIYENLLKKDYSNLETWYEYFSFLDRQEKYKELTQKLIQFEKYFGLSDEIIINRYQTLLKQKKFKEIPKYLNSILSKDPNNHIANLLFANFYFVDRKLEKSNEYYKKILETNPNDEQALIGLLSNQIQLGNAKEILALAKDIISNSAIELNFKLGFIFEVLEKINQPNTKSDYQLEELVQILKLQYPENPDVLNIYGNLLFRKGENDQALKVFSKALSLDPSNLQSWVFTLYILEQEKNYSRIISVADSALVYFPNQKDLFLFRGFANMQLDNNETSYQDFLFALKLTGALDEDRTQILHFLAEICQKLNKSEETYKYYEEILKSNQNDLVALNNYAYYLSLEKKELNKALEMSAKTIKVEGKNSTYLDTYAYILFELERYADALKYIELAILNGGGSNGVILEHYGDILYKNGQTDLAITTWKEALENGQDTEILRYKIDNKTYIDQIE, encoded by the coding sequence ATGAACAAGATAAATTCAAATATTTATAAAGTTATTTTATATAGTTTTGTCTTTCTTTTTTCTTGTACTTCATCCAAGAAAAGTAGTAAAGAAATAGTTCATACTCCCGATCCTAAATTTAAAAGCTATATAATTGATTCCAAGATTAAAAACCTTTATGGTGATTTATCAAAAGCTAAAGATGCTTTAAATACCGTTATTACAGCTGATTCTTGTCATGCTACAGCACATTACGAAATAGCTAAAATATTATTATTCGAGAAAGATTACGAAAAGGCTCTTTTTCACGCTACAAAATCTTATGAACTAGATTCAGAAAACATTTGGTTCACAAAACTATATATCAATGTTTTAGAGTTAAATAACAAAACAAAAGATATTCCAAATATTTACGAAAATTTATTAAAGAAAGATTATTCTAATTTAGAAACATGGTATGAATACTTTTCCTTTTTAGATAGACAAGAAAAGTATAAAGAGTTAACACAAAAGCTCATACAATTCGAAAAGTATTTTGGTCTCAGTGATGAAATTATTATTAATCGCTATCAAACACTACTTAAACAAAAAAAGTTTAAGGAGATACCCAAATACCTGAATTCTATTTTATCAAAAGATCCTAATAATCATATTGCAAATTTGTTATTTGCAAATTTCTATTTCGTTGATAGAAAATTAGAAAAATCAAACGAGTATTATAAGAAAATTCTGGAAACAAATCCCAATGATGAGCAAGCTTTAATTGGCCTTTTGAGTAATCAAATACAATTGGGCAATGCCAAAGAGATTTTGGCTCTGGCTAAGGATATTATTAGCAATAGTGCTATTGAGTTAAATTTTAAACTTGGCTTTATTTTCGAGGTATTGGAAAAAATTAACCAACCAAATACAAAATCAGATTATCAGTTAGAAGAATTAGTTCAAATTCTCAAACTTCAATATCCCGAAAATCCAGATGTTCTAAATATTTATGGCAATTTACTTTTTAGAAAAGGTGAAAATGACCAAGCGTTAAAAGTGTTTTCAAAAGCTTTAAGTTTAGACCCTTCCAACCTACAATCTTGGGTCTTTACCCTGTATATATTAGAACAAGAAAAGAACTATTCAAGAATAATATCTGTTGCCGATTCAGCCTTAGTCTATTTTCCAAATCAAAAGGATCTGTTTTTATTCCGCGGGTTCGCCAATATGCAATTAGATAATAATGAAACAAGTTATCAAGATTTTCTTTTTGCTTTAAAACTAACAGGAGCTTTAGACGAAGATAGAACCCAAATTTTACATTTTCTTGCTGAAATTTGCCAAAAATTAAATAAATCAGAAGAGACTTATAAGTACTACGAAGAGATATTAAAATCAAATCAAAATGATTTAGTCGCTTTAAACAATTATGCTTATTATTTGTCACTTGAGAAGAAAGAACTAAATAAGGCATTAGAAATGAGTGCTAAAACTATTAAAGTTGAAGGTAAAAATTCAACCTATCTAGATACTTACGCTTATATTCTTTTTGAGTTAGAACGTTATGCTGATGCATTAAAATACATTGAATTGGCTATTTTAAACGGTGGTGGAAGCAACGGTGTAATATTAGAACATTACGGCGATATTCTTTATAAAAATGGTCAAACAGATTTAGCTATAACTACGTGGAAAGAAGCCTTAGAAAACGGTCAAGATACTGAAATTTTAAGGTATAAAATTGATAATAAAACCTATATAGATCAAATAGAATAG
- a CDS encoding DUF4292 domain-containing protein, which yields MNTVSIKSNVTFQRRDVTNSFNANIRIDNDSLIWISITAPLGIELVRGLFERDSFAIINYHEKTYYQGSYSTIKKYTSSDLNFNFLQNILTSSFISEYQNNFDSLQDTLFVNDDEEYVMESKIDDFNTTIKIDAKSFKISELNISKALKIVLEICYEKYVKIDGFLFPHKIIVSNNNASNPISLTINYNNVVFNKEVKTPFRIPKKFEPVKLK from the coding sequence TTGAATACAGTAAGTATTAAAAGCAATGTTACTTTTCAGCGAAGAGATGTCACAAATTCCTTTAATGCCAACATTCGCATCGATAATGACAGCTTGATATGGATCAGTATAACCGCACCGCTCGGGATAGAATTAGTTAGAGGATTGTTTGAACGTGATTCTTTCGCTATAATTAATTATCATGAAAAAACATATTATCAGGGAAGTTATTCAACAATAAAAAAATATACTAGCAGTGATCTGAATTTCAATTTTTTACAAAATATTCTTACCTCAAGTTTCATAAGTGAATATCAAAATAATTTTGATTCGTTACAAGATACGCTTTTCGTAAACGATGATGAAGAGTATGTTATGGAAAGTAAAATTGATGATTTTAATACAACTATAAAAATAGATGCTAAATCTTTTAAAATTAGTGAATTAAATATTTCAAAAGCCTTAAAAATTGTTCTAGAAATATGTTATGAAAAATATGTAAAAATAGATGGCTTTTTATTTCCTCACAAAATTATTGTTAGCAATAATAATGCTTCGAATCCTATCTCACTAACAATAAATTACAATAATGTTGTGTTCAACAAAGAGGTAAAAACTCCTTTTAGAATACCAAAGAAATTTGAGCCTGTAAAACTTAAATAA
- a CDS encoding peptidoglycan DD-metalloendopeptidase family protein, which translates to MFKVRYIVLLLFLIIPLCDVLSQNRKDLEDERKKTQDEIEYTNNLLKLTQQKRQKSVQEFILTNKKIESRKTNIRQINNEINKIDTDIGKEQEAINTLQNDLVKLRKEYEKLIYQAYKTKQTSDKLMYILSSSDFNQAFLRLKYLHQYSKHRNNQIKSIEATKLQLEKRVNELEELKNDKNSLLYEISSENKKLVVEKRQKEKLLKDLTNKEKQLKAEIDKKQRLARELNTKIQKLIAEEIEKSKKGSKTYRLTPEEKLIDDQFSSNVKRLPWPLERGIVTEKFGEHNHPVLKGIKVRNDGIDISTEKSSKVRAVFNGTVRNVFVIPGLNKVIIIRHGSYLSVYSNLIEVYVKPGQNVKTKQNIGILANDDKSDVSVLKFQIWKENEKLDPERWLTTMN; encoded by the coding sequence ATGTTCAAAGTAAGATACATTGTTTTATTATTGTTCCTTATCATACCGCTTTGCGATGTTTTATCTCAAAATCGTAAAGATCTTGAAGATGAAAGGAAAAAGACTCAAGACGAGATTGAATACACTAATAATTTACTTAAGTTAACTCAACAGAAAAGACAAAAATCTGTACAAGAATTTATTTTAACAAATAAGAAAATTGAATCTAGAAAAACAAATATCAGACAGATTAACAATGAAATAAACAAAATTGATACCGACATTGGTAAAGAACAAGAAGCGATAAACACTCTGCAAAATGATCTTGTCAAGCTTAGAAAAGAGTACGAAAAACTTATATATCAGGCATATAAAACTAAGCAGACAAGTGATAAATTAATGTATATTTTATCTAGTTCTGATTTTAATCAAGCCTTTCTTCGGCTAAAATATTTACATCAATACTCCAAGCATCGTAATAATCAGATTAAATCTATTGAAGCCACCAAACTACAGCTTGAAAAGCGAGTAAATGAATTAGAGGAATTGAAAAATGATAAAAATTCGCTTTTGTATGAAATATCAAGTGAAAACAAAAAGCTAGTTGTTGAAAAAAGACAAAAAGAGAAGCTATTAAAAGATTTAACAAACAAGGAGAAACAACTTAAAGCTGAAATTGACAAGAAACAGAGACTTGCAAGAGAACTAAATACCAAAATTCAAAAGCTTATAGCTGAGGAGATTGAAAAAAGTAAAAAAGGCTCTAAAACTTATAGACTAACACCAGAAGAGAAGCTTATTGATGATCAATTTTCTTCAAATGTTAAACGTCTCCCCTGGCCTCTTGAAAGAGGTATTGTAACTGAAAAATTTGGTGAACATAATCACCCTGTTTTGAAGGGAATAAAAGTTAGAAACGATGGCATAGACATTTCGACTGAAAAATCAAGCAAAGTAAGAGCCGTTTTTAATGGCACTGTACGCAACGTCTTCGTAATACCTGGATTAAATAAAGTTATTATTATCCGACATGGTAGTTATCTCTCCGTATATTCTAATCTCATAGAGGTTTATGTAAAACCAGGTCAAAACGTAAAAACAAAACAAAATATTGGGATTCTCGCTAACGACGACAAATCTGATGTATCTGTACTAAAATTTCAAATTTGGAAAGAAAACGAAAAACTTGATCCAGAAAGATGGTTAACAACAATGAACTAA